Proteins encoded by one window of Lycium barbarum isolate Lr01 chromosome 11, ASM1917538v2, whole genome shotgun sequence:
- the LOC132619402 gene encoding uncharacterized protein LOC132619402: MPTPSFYVPKKNQPNHPPAKGLHIQKWDKTYVAVRQLSGFAADDAIPKEAAALNASIAGTKWAAAIDKSKRADNTTIYRVAQYNSPFEFKSRVNEMWFTFYMDKAPAFCGAPVLKLDI; the protein is encoded by the coding sequence ATGCCTACCCCTAGCTTCTATGTACCAAAGAAGAACCAGCCAAATCATCCTCCAGCTAAAGGCCTTCACATCCAAAAATGGGACAAAACTTATGTCGCGGTCAGGCAACTCAGCGGATTTGCAGCTGATGACGCTATTCCAAAAGAAGCTGCTGCCCTGAATGCCAGTATTGCTGGCACTAAATGGGCAGCAGCCATTGACAAAAGCAAGAGGGCAGATAATACTACGATTTACAGAGTCGCGCAATATAACTCCCCATTTGAGTTCAAGAGCAGAGTTAATGAGATGTGGTTTACTTTTTATATGGACAAAGCACCTGCCTTTTGCGGGGCTCCTGTTCTGAAGCTTGACATTTGA
- the LOC132619400 gene encoding protein TRACHEARY ELEMENT DIFFERENTIATION-RELATED 7-like, which yields MANIQNFNFPYFPPFPPHNYPFPPPSVSPPHQPNTPPSPPKVAPPRPPVTPSPPKVAPPRPPVTPSPPHPPFTPSPPKVAPPRPPVTPSPPKVAPPHPPVTPSPPRPPLTPPAPPRPPVTPPAPLRPPVTPSPPYHYPSPPPPSPIKPPPRPFYPPPPPSPIKPPPRPFYPPPPPHIVPTPPPSPPGHHSHTIIIIFVSLGGLFFLAFLSVALCCFLKKRKKKTSQETDILKVDEHMKVHEDVVTRPDGTKAVILTIDEDIHIDEEIVKREKLEKGSLGNLGGENLEATSTMASSSSSNHQHHDHKG from the coding sequence ATGGCTAAtattcaaaatttcaacttccCCTACTTCCCTCCATTCCCACCTCATAACTATCCATTTCCTCCACCAAGTGTGTCACCACCCCACCAACCTAATACACCCCCTTCCCCTCCAAAAGTGGCCCCACCACGTCCACCCGTTACACCATCACCACCAAAGGTAGCACCACCACGTCCACCAGTTACACCATCACCACCACATCCACCCTTTACACCATCACCTCCAAAAGTGGCCCCACCACGTCCACCGGTTACACCATCACCACCAAAAGTAGCACCCCCACATCCACCTGTTACACCGTCACCACCACGTCCACCACTTACACCACCTGCACCTCCACGTCCGCCGGTTACACCACCAGCACCGTTGCGTCCTCCAGTTACACCATCGCCACCATATCACTATCCTAGTCCACCACCTCCATCACCAATCAAGCCACCACCTCGTCCCTTCTATCCTCCACCACCTCCATCACCAATCAAGCCACCACCTCGTCCCTTCTATCCTCCACCACCACCACACATTGTTCCAACTCCGCCCCCATCTCCACCAGGACATCATTCTCATACCATCATCATTATATTCGTCTCGCTTGGTGGTCTGTTCTTTCTGGCGTTTCTCTCAGTTGCTCTCTGCTGCTTCcttaagaagagaaagaagaaaactTCTCAGGAAACTGATATCCTGAAAGTGGATGAACACATGAAGGTCCATGAAGATGTCGTAACGCGTCCAGATGGAACAAAAGCTGTCATTTTGACAATTGATGAAGATATACATATCGATGAAGAAATTGTGAAAAGGGAGAAATTGGAGAAGGGTTCACTAGGCAATTTGGGAGGCGAAAATCTTGAGGCTACAAGCACAATGGCGTCATCTTCTAGTTCCAATCATCAACACCATGACCACAAAGGATGA